From a region of the Azospirillum formosense genome:
- a CDS encoding transcription antitermination factor NusB, with product MSDASLAARSAALDLLRDVLRKSIPFDDAFDAHPELRGLDPRDRGFVRLLTATVLRRLGQIDALIQGSLAKPGLPKATVHDILRLGAAQLVFLGTPAHAAVDTAVELAAAKGAEPYKGLINAVLRRIGREGAELAAQQDAGRLNTPDWLWLAWRQAYGIGRTRGIVEAHLHEAPLDITVKADPAVWAERLEARLLPTGTLRRAAGGNLTELPGFAEGAWWVQDLAASLPAKLFGDLAGKRVYDLCAAPGGKTAQLVAQGAQVTAVDRSAKRLERVRENLTRLNLSAEVLATDAATWTPEQPADAVLLDAPCSATGAIRRHPDILRVKTPEDIAKLAKAQSRLLAHAVDLVKPGGTLVYCTCSIQPEEGEAQIDRILARDKRVERLPITPVDLGADPGGGHAGDGNLAELINERGEVRSLPGMLGDLGGIDGFFVARLRRLHD from the coding sequence ATGTCCGACGCCTCCCTTGCCGCGCGCTCCGCCGCGCTCGACCTGCTGCGCGATGTGCTGCGCAAGTCCATCCCCTTCGACGACGCGTTCGACGCGCATCCGGAGTTGCGCGGGCTCGACCCGCGCGACCGCGGCTTCGTGCGGCTGCTGACCGCCACCGTGCTGCGCCGGCTCGGCCAGATCGACGCGCTGATCCAGGGCAGCCTCGCCAAGCCGGGCCTGCCCAAGGCCACCGTGCACGACATCCTGCGGCTGGGCGCGGCCCAGCTCGTCTTCCTCGGCACGCCCGCCCACGCCGCCGTCGACACGGCGGTGGAGCTGGCCGCGGCCAAGGGGGCGGAGCCCTACAAGGGCCTGATCAACGCCGTCCTGCGCCGAATCGGCCGCGAGGGGGCGGAACTGGCCGCCCAGCAGGACGCCGGGCGCCTGAACACGCCGGACTGGCTGTGGCTGGCCTGGCGGCAGGCCTACGGCATCGGCCGCACCCGCGGCATCGTCGAGGCGCACCTGCACGAGGCGCCGCTGGACATCACCGTCAAGGCCGATCCCGCGGTCTGGGCCGAGCGGCTGGAGGCCAGGCTGCTGCCCACGGGCACGCTGCGCCGCGCCGCCGGCGGCAACCTGACGGAGCTGCCGGGCTTCGCCGAGGGCGCCTGGTGGGTGCAGGACCTCGCCGCCTCGCTGCCGGCCAAGCTGTTCGGCGATCTGGCGGGCAAGCGCGTCTACGACCTGTGCGCCGCCCCCGGCGGCAAGACCGCCCAGCTCGTCGCGCAGGGCGCGCAGGTGACGGCGGTCGACCGTTCCGCCAAGCGGCTGGAGCGGGTGCGGGAGAACCTGACCCGGCTGAACCTCTCGGCGGAGGTGCTGGCCACCGACGCCGCCACCTGGACCCCGGAGCAGCCCGCCGACGCGGTGCTGCTCGACGCTCCCTGCTCGGCCACCGGGGCGATCCGCCGCCATCCCGACATCCTGCGGGTCAAGACGCCGGAGGACATCGCCAAGCTGGCCAAGGCCCAGAGCCGCCTGCTGGCCCACGCCGTCGATCTGGTGAAGCCGGGCGGAACGCTGGTCTACTGCACCTGTTCCATCCAGCCGGAGGAGGGCGAGGCGCAGATCGACCGCATCCTGGCCCGCGACAAGCGGGTCGAGCGGCTGCCCATCACACCGGTTGATCTGGGTGCCGATCCGGGTGGCGGGCATGCGGGGGATGGCAATTTGGCCGAGTTGATCAACGAGCGCGGTGAGGTACGATCCCTGCCGGGCATGCTCGGGGACCTCGGCGGGATCGACGGGTTCTTCGTGGCAAGGCTGCGACGGCTGCACGATTAG
- a CDS encoding heparinase II/III family protein: MGRLRDGVAQIAFGNPIYKLTLGGRAPTALSAVPPDPWPGDAGDGSAILAGVFRFGGQAAAADAHGAPNWRAGSIVWQDALHGFDWLRDLRAVGGDTARRRARALVLSWLDHNGSWNAQTWAPEVLGARIAAWIGLHDFYCASADDEFRAAVFDSLARQVKHLTRVVPGALDGKALVTAAKGLVYGGFCLPEHERVGQDALKLLERELPRQILPDGGHVERCPSVQLRILRDLIDMRSVLRTARADVPEALQHAIDRMTPALRFFRHGDGGLALFNGGREEDAALVDTVLAQADARGRPLKSAPHTGFERLIAGRTMVLMDTGVPPVTGLDATAHAGTLSLEMSVGKERLIVNCGAHPVKTGPWRAALAGTAAHSTVVLAETNSSEVMEQGGLGRRPSHVGCERQENDGAVLVVATHNGYSRNFGYLHRRRVYLAENGEDLRGEDMLEPVIGATPEPRPFTIRFHLHPAVQATLVQGGQVQLKLPSGAAWRLRASGATLELEESIYLGSGDEPRRTTQIAVSGHTGPAIKTVKWALRRERKGG, translated from the coding sequence ATGGGCCGCTTGCGGGACGGCGTCGCGCAGATCGCCTTCGGCAACCCGATCTACAAGCTGACCTTGGGCGGCCGCGCGCCGACCGCCCTGTCCGCCGTGCCGCCGGACCCCTGGCCGGGCGACGCCGGGGACGGCTCGGCGATCCTGGCCGGCGTCTTCCGCTTCGGCGGGCAGGCGGCGGCGGCCGACGCCCACGGCGCGCCGAACTGGCGGGCCGGCAGCATCGTCTGGCAGGACGCCCTGCACGGCTTCGACTGGCTGCGCGACCTGCGGGCGGTCGGCGGCGACACGGCGCGGCGGCGCGCCCGCGCGCTGGTGCTGTCCTGGCTGGACCACAACGGGAGCTGGAACGCCCAGACCTGGGCGCCGGAGGTGCTGGGCGCCCGCATCGCCGCCTGGATCGGCCTGCACGACTTCTACTGCGCCTCCGCCGACGACGAGTTCCGCGCCGCGGTCTTCGACAGCCTCGCCCGGCAGGTCAAGCATCTGACCCGCGTGGTGCCCGGCGCGCTGGACGGCAAGGCGCTGGTCACCGCGGCCAAGGGCCTCGTCTATGGCGGCTTCTGCCTGCCGGAGCACGAGCGCGTCGGCCAGGACGCGCTGAAGCTGCTGGAGCGGGAGCTGCCGCGCCAGATCCTGCCGGACGGCGGCCATGTCGAGCGCTGCCCCTCGGTGCAGCTGCGCATCCTGCGCGACCTGATCGACATGCGGTCGGTCTTGCGCACCGCCCGCGCCGATGTGCCGGAGGCGCTGCAGCACGCCATCGACCGCATGACCCCGGCCCTGCGCTTCTTCCGCCACGGCGACGGCGGCCTCGCCCTGTTCAACGGCGGCCGGGAGGAGGACGCGGCGCTGGTCGACACGGTGCTGGCCCAGGCCGACGCCCGCGGGCGCCCGCTGAAGAGCGCGCCGCACACCGGCTTCGAGCGGCTGATCGCCGGGCGCACCATGGTGCTGATGGACACCGGCGTGCCGCCGGTCACCGGGCTGGACGCCACCGCCCACGCCGGCACGCTGTCGCTGGAGATGTCGGTCGGCAAGGAGCGCCTGATCGTCAATTGCGGCGCCCATCCGGTGAAGACCGGCCCCTGGCGCGCCGCCCTGGCCGGAACCGCCGCCCACTCCACCGTCGTGCTGGCCGAGACCAACTCGTCGGAGGTGATGGAGCAGGGCGGGCTGGGCCGCCGCCCTTCCCATGTCGGCTGCGAGCGGCAGGAGAACGACGGGGCGGTGCTGGTCGTCGCCACCCACAACGGCTACAGCCGCAACTTCGGCTATCTGCACCGCCGCCGCGTCTATCTGGCGGAGAACGGCGAGGATCTGCGCGGCGAGGACATGCTGGAGCCGGTGATCGGCGCCACGCCGGAACCGCGGCCCTTCACCATCCGCTTCCACCTGCACCCGGCGGTCCAGGCGACCCTCGTCCAGGGCGGGCAGGTCCAGCTGAAGCTGCCGAGCGGGGCCGCCTGGCGGCTGCGCGCGTCGGGCGCCACGCTGGAGCTGGAGGAGAGCATTTATCTGGGCAGCGGCGACGAACCGCGGCGGACCACCCAGATCGCCGTCTCCGGACATACCGGCCCCGCCATCAAGACGGTGAAATGGGCCTTGCGCCGCGAGCGCAAGGGGGGGTAA